The proteins below are encoded in one region of Helianthus annuus cultivar XRQ/B chromosome 2, HanXRQr2.0-SUNRISE, whole genome shotgun sequence:
- the LOC110919501 gene encoding 5-formyltetrahydrofolate cyclo-ligase, mitochondrial, with the protein MLRKVRSHGSVVQRVVMMTPRQCTIAKPQFPPAFSFFNTIVRPPVATMNTPDDGIFTQKRVLRSKVKKDLRSMDPVLRSQQDDAIQNLILEAPWFKSCKRLCAYISCSALREVDTSKVLQNVLQKETAKILYVPRVEDKNCHMRMLNISRIDDLIANSMNILEPAPLDAHGNARQDVMLADEPIDLLLLPGLAFDKTGRRLGRGGGYYDTFLSKYQELARQRNWKQPLLIALSYSVQILEDGVIPLTPSDVFIDALVSPSGFIPITPAAQEIIP; encoded by the exons ATGCTGAGGAAAGTGAGGTCACATGGGTCCGTCGTACAAAGGGTTGTGATGATGACCCCCCGGCAGTGCACGATAGCAAAACCCCAGTTTCCTCCGGCTTTCTCCTTCTTCAACACTATCGTGCGGCCACCAGTCGCCACCATGAACACTCCGGACGACGGAATATTCACTCAGAAACGGGTGCTCCGATCCAAAGTGAAGAAAGATCTCCGATCGATGGATCCCGTCCTTAGATCTCAACAAG ATGATGCCATTCAGAATTTGATATTGGAAGCTCCATGGTTCAAGTCTTGTAAGAGATTATGTGCTTATATAAGCTGTAGTGCATTGAGAGAAGTTGATACATCAAAGGTGCTGCAAAATGTCCTACAAAAAG AGACAGCAAAGATACTTTATGTTCCACGGGTGGAGGACAAGAATTGCCACATGCGAATGCTAAACATATCTCGTATAGATGATTTAATTGCAAACTCCATGAACATTTTAGAGCCTGCTCCCCTTGATGCTCATGGGAATGCTCGTCAAGACG TTATGCTAGCAGATGAACCCATTGACCTGCTCCTATTACCTG GACTTGCGTTTGATAAAACTGGAAGACGATTGGGGCGTGGTGGAGG ATACTATGACACCTTCCTGTCAAAGTACCAAGAACTTGCAAGACAAAGAAACTGGAAACAACCTCTTCTAA TTGCGCTATCTTATTCGGTTCAAATATTAGAAGATGGTGTGATACCTCTCACCCCAAGTGATGTTTTCATAGATGCTCTAGTATCGCCATCGGGTTTCATCCCTATTACCCCAGCGGCCCAGGAAATTATTCCTTGA